A genome region from Myxococcales bacterium includes the following:
- a CDS encoding protoheme IX farnesyltransferase has protein sequence MSDTASFRAEGRVHHYVALTKPRLLPLVLFTSIPVMGMAADGWPPLSFALLILVGITLAAASANTLNAYIERDLDKRMERTRGRPLPSGKLAPQSALYFGWLLGVASTALLWAVAGPTTAGVAVASILYYVFVYTIWLKPRSVWNAVIGGAAGAAAPLIADVAVNGSLGMPGLLLFAIVFFWQPPHVWAIALYRKADYEAAGIPMLPNVIGDEGTRRWILLCTFGLVPVTLAPGLLGLLGSVYITVAVCSNAWFVISSIQLAKQRTDEAARRLFRVSLAHLFSLYLAMLVDLMV, from the coding sequence ATGTCGGATACCGCGTCTTTTCGCGCTGAAGGACGAGTTCACCACTACGTCGCACTTACGAAGCCGCGTTTGCTCCCATTGGTGTTGTTCACCAGCATCCCCGTGATGGGGATGGCAGCGGATGGCTGGCCCCCGCTGTCGTTTGCGCTCCTCATCCTGGTCGGCATCACGCTCGCCGCGGCATCAGCGAACACACTCAACGCCTACATCGAGCGCGATCTCGATAAACGCATGGAGCGTACCCGTGGACGACCGCTTCCGAGCGGGAAGCTCGCACCGCAGTCGGCGCTGTACTTTGGATGGCTGCTCGGCGTCGCGTCGACGGCTCTCCTGTGGGCCGTCGCCGGCCCCACGACGGCGGGGGTCGCAGTCGCAAGCATCCTCTACTACGTGTTCGTCTACACCATTTGGCTGAAGCCCCGATCGGTCTGGAACGCGGTCATTGGGGGCGCAGCCGGCGCCGCCGCTCCGCTGATCGCCGACGTCGCGGTCAACGGCAGCCTCGGAATGCCGGGGCTGCTGCTCTTCGCCATCGTATTCTTTTGGCAGCCCCCACACGTCTGGGCGATCGCGCTGTATCGCAAGGCCGATTACGAGGCGGCGGGCATCCCGATGCTTCCCAACGTCATCGGAGACGAGGGAACCCGGCGATGGATACTCCTGTGTACCTTTGGACTGGTGCCCGTGACCCTGGCACCGGGGCTTCTGGGACTGCTCGGTAGCGTGTACATCACGGTTGCCGTCTGCAGCAATGCCTGGTTCGTGATTTCCTCGATCCAACTCGCCAAGCAACGAACGGATGAAGCTGCGCGGCGATTGTTCCGCGTCTCCCTCGCGCACCTTTTTTCACTCTACCTCGCGATGCTGGTCGATTTGATGGTCTGA
- the hemG gene encoding protoporphyrinogen oxidase: MVDSNTRTTSNRRESSDLDVAIIGGGISGLVTAHRLATREKSGRRASVALFEASDRLGGLVQTELRGDWLLEAGPDSLVTSKPSASVLCRELGLGDELVAPRSVSTFSLVRNQRLHPLPAGFHMIAPTKPWPLLRSGLFSLPGKLRMLLEPRISGGLVDSRVQDETVESFVVRRFGREVYERVAEPLLGGLFLADATKLSARRALGPMVELELKHGSVLRGLRASNIAAAGTALKAGPPPPSQLTLERGLGSLIERLAERIPASWMQLGCAAKAMRPLREQEGWQIESTSGNWTAREVVLACPAPRCHDLLADTVPSVAGALKELHFTSCVTVNLVYRRSDLYDLPSDFGFFVPRSEPYRILAASFASEKFPDRAPDEHVVVRTFQGGALDPDALDLDDAILIQRSHHDLAQLIGARAKPLSSMVSLFRRSMPQFDVGHLTRVADLRRQVDKIRGLHIIGSGMGAYGLPACVDSAEEAAMRIALG, from the coding sequence ATGGTCGATTCGAACACGAGAACGACTTCCAACCGACGCGAGTCATCCGACCTGGATGTAGCGATCATCGGCGGGGGGATCTCCGGTCTCGTGACCGCCCATCGACTGGCGACCCGAGAAAAATCCGGGCGCCGCGCATCGGTGGCCCTGTTCGAAGCGAGCGATCGCCTCGGTGGGCTCGTGCAGACGGAGCTGCGAGGAGACTGGCTGCTCGAGGCCGGTCCCGACTCCCTGGTGACGTCAAAGCCGTCCGCCAGTGTGCTGTGCCGAGAACTCGGACTCGGCGACGAGCTGGTCGCTCCCCGGTCGGTCTCGACGTTTTCCCTGGTGCGCAATCAACGACTCCACCCCCTGCCGGCGGGCTTCCACATGATCGCTCCGACAAAGCCATGGCCTCTGCTGCGGTCCGGGCTCTTTTCCTTGCCGGGCAAGTTGCGAATGCTGCTCGAGCCCCGAATTTCAGGCGGGCTCGTCGACTCGCGGGTCCAGGACGAGACGGTCGAGAGTTTCGTCGTGCGGCGGTTTGGTCGGGAGGTCTACGAGCGCGTGGCTGAACCGCTGTTGGGCGGCCTCTTCCTGGCGGATGCGACGAAACTCAGCGCCCGGCGGGCGCTCGGGCCCATGGTCGAACTCGAGTTGAAGCACGGCAGTGTGTTGCGGGGCCTGCGCGCTTCGAACATCGCCGCAGCGGGAACTGCGCTCAAAGCCGGCCCGCCGCCACCGTCACAGCTCACGCTAGAGCGCGGACTCGGCTCGCTCATCGAACGCCTTGCGGAAAGGATTCCGGCGTCCTGGATGCAGCTCGGATGCGCGGCCAAGGCGATGAGACCGCTGCGCGAGCAGGAGGGCTGGCAGATCGAAAGCACTTCGGGCAACTGGACCGCGCGCGAGGTCGTGCTGGCTTGTCCCGCACCCCGCTGTCACGATCTGCTCGCAGACACGGTCCCTTCGGTTGCCGGCGCCCTCAAAGAACTCCACTTCACCTCGTGTGTAACGGTCAATTTGGTGTATCGCCGGAGCGACCTGTACGACCTGCCCAGTGACTTCGGTTTCTTCGTGCCGCGCTCTGAACCGTATCGGATCCTGGCGGCCAGCTTCGCGAGCGAAAAGTTTCCAGACCGAGCCCCCGATGAACACGTCGTCGTGCGCACCTTTCAGGGTGGTGCCCTCGATCCTGACGCTCTGGATCTGGACGACGCGATCTTGATCCAGCGTTCCCACCACGATCTGGCTCAGCTGATCGGGGCCAGGGCCAAGCCTTTGTCGAGCATGGTGAGTCTGTTCCGACGGTCCATGCCACAATTCGATGTCGGCCATCTGACCCGGGTCGCGGACCTGCGACGGCAAGTCGACAAAATTCGCGGCCTGCATATCATAGGCAGTGGGATGGGCGCTTATGGCCTACCGGCCTGTGTGGATTCGGCGGAAGAAGCCGCAATGCGAATCGCGCTCGGTTAG
- a CDS encoding radical SAM protein: MDGGVKAANELTTQECLGLIEELNTLGTEMLILTGGEPLLRKDIFEIAQYASNLGIWVVMGTNGCLINDNSVQKMIECGVQGVAISIDSIDPEKHDQFRGGPDAWHHSVRALEICRANGLQVLVQTTVMDMNYAEIPELLKFAREKGAWSFNLYFLVQTGRGQLLNDLSPERTEIMLSNLVDWQDDYRPMLVRSKCAPQFKQIAYERGLGGLESGGCMAGTEYCRITPEGDVTPCPYMDVVAGNIRDKSFGEIWRTSKVFQELRDVTQLKGRCGKCEFNELCGGCRCRAYATFGDYLQEDPACRYQPTGQPLTQQPIAWSKDSRVRIDRIPLAFIRGKVKQGVEAYARRHGVALVTASVMEEALAGEERSKWLGKLPPFLRQAGRPKTTVDRKESN, translated from the coding sequence ATGGATGGCGGTGTGAAAGCTGCAAACGAACTCACGACCCAGGAGTGCCTGGGACTGATCGAAGAACTCAACACCCTCGGCACCGAGATGCTGATTCTCACCGGGGGCGAGCCGCTGCTGCGCAAGGATATATTCGAAATCGCCCAATACGCCTCGAACTTGGGTATCTGGGTGGTGATGGGCACCAACGGCTGCTTGATCAACGACAACTCGGTGCAAAAGATGATCGAGTGTGGTGTGCAAGGTGTCGCGATCAGCATCGATTCGATCGATCCGGAAAAGCACGATCAATTCCGAGGGGGTCCAGATGCGTGGCACCACTCGGTGCGCGCTCTGGAAATCTGCCGCGCAAATGGACTTCAGGTACTGGTTCAAACCACGGTGATGGACATGAACTACGCCGAGATTCCCGAGCTGCTCAAATTTGCGCGCGAGAAAGGGGCCTGGTCATTCAATCTGTACTTTCTAGTCCAAACCGGCCGTGGCCAGTTATTGAACGATCTTTCCCCGGAGCGCACCGAGATCATGCTCTCGAATCTAGTGGACTGGCAAGACGACTACCGTCCCATGCTGGTGCGTTCCAAGTGCGCGCCGCAGTTCAAGCAGATCGCCTACGAGCGAGGCTTGGGAGGTCTGGAGAGCGGCGGTTGCATGGCGGGCACCGAGTATTGCCGCATCACGCCGGAGGGCGATGTCACCCCGTGTCCGTACATGGACGTCGTGGCCGGCAACATACGCGACAAGAGTTTTGGCGAAATCTGGCGAACATCGAAGGTCTTCCAGGAGCTGCGCGATGTTACGCAGCTCAAGGGACGCTGCGGCAAGTGTGAGTTCAACGAGCTTTGCGGAGGTTGCCGTTGCCGGGCCTATGCGACGTTTGGCGACTATCTGCAAGAGGACCCCGCCTGTCGCTACCAGCCAACGGGTCAGCCCCTCACCCAGCAACCGATCGCATGGAGCAAGGACAGCCGGGTCCGAATCGATCGGATCCCCCTGGCGTTCATCCGCGGGAAGGTCAAGCAGGGGGTGGAAGCCTATGCTCGACGGCACGGAGTCGCCCTCGTCACCGCCAGCGTGATGGAGGAAGCCCTGGCCGGAGAGGAGCGATCCAAGTGGCTGGGCAAGCTGCCGCCGTTTTTGAGGCAGGCGGGGCGGCCAAAGACAACAGTGGATCGAAAAGAGTCGAATTGA
- a CDS encoding PCP reductase family protein gives MKFLCVSCDEAMKLMEVAPPDRGSLSVLYRCPKCDHEIAMLTNPFETQVVGSLGVNIGAESESADGESRCPFSSMVQDLEAQSEPASPELSWSPEASSRLDNMPEFARPLAKAGIERFAREQGLGQIDVGVLDRAKDFLGM, from the coding sequence ATGAAGTTCCTGTGCGTGTCCTGCGATGAAGCCATGAAGCTGATGGAAGTCGCCCCCCCCGATCGCGGTTCGCTTTCGGTCTTGTACCGCTGTCCCAAGTGCGACCACGAAATCGCCATGCTGACCAATCCCTTCGAGACCCAGGTGGTGGGTTCGCTGGGGGTCAACATCGGCGCAGAATCCGAAAGCGCGGACGGCGAGTCGCGATGTCCCTTCTCGAGCATGGTCCAGGACCTGGAAGCTCAATCGGAACCGGCGAGCCCAGAACTCAGCTGGAGCCCCGAGGCGAGCTCACGGCTGGACAACATGCCCGAGTTCGCCCGACCGTTGGCCAAGGCGGGGATCGAGAGGTTCGCGCGGGAGCAGGGGTTGGGGCAGATCGACGTGGGCGTGCTGGATCGAGCCAAGGACTTTCTCGGGATGTAG
- a CDS encoding P-loop NTPase translates to MKGYYDIVGDGGSDVLGQVEAQQRNLARSLSEVRNVLAIGSGKGGVGKSTMTMQLACALREQGCAVSILDADLNGPCQARLGGLGNDILLPGTSGARVPTTKSGIGVVSMGSLIPEPRPVEFESVATGSSHTWRATKEFTILRELLAGMDWGKLDYLLVDLPPGVERIVQYAELLGPAAVFVLVTIPSDMANGVVARSVEALRPTPNHVLGYIENMDGYFCPDCRSIKPLYPGQSSIKLELPRLGSVPFDPELAAHCDRGGSLADVSTLPSWHRVQQAAQEICERIALHTPSEVTR, encoded by the coding sequence ATGAAGGGCTACTACGACATCGTGGGCGACGGTGGCTCGGACGTCCTGGGGCAAGTCGAGGCCCAGCAGCGGAATCTGGCCCGCAGTCTCTCCGAGGTTCGAAACGTGCTGGCGATCGGATCCGGCAAAGGCGGCGTGGGCAAGAGCACGATGACCATGCAGTTGGCGTGCGCGCTGCGCGAGCAGGGTTGCGCCGTTTCCATCTTGGACGCCGACCTCAATGGCCCCTGCCAAGCCCGGCTGGGAGGCCTGGGAAACGACATCCTGCTTCCGGGCACGAGCGGTGCCAGGGTCCCCACCACAAAGAGCGGGATTGGCGTGGTCTCCATGGGGAGCCTGATCCCCGAACCGCGGCCAGTGGAATTCGAAAGTGTTGCCACCGGATCATCCCACACCTGGCGGGCGACCAAAGAGTTCACAATCCTGAGGGAGCTGCTCGCGGGCATGGACTGGGGAAAGCTCGACTACCTGCTGGTTGATCTTCCGCCCGGGGTGGAACGGATCGTTCAATACGCCGAGCTGTTGGGTCCCGCGGCGGTTTTTGTACTGGTTACCATCCCCTCCGACATGGCAAACGGGGTTGTCGCCCGTTCGGTCGAAGCGCTCAGGCCGACACCCAACCACGTCCTGGGGTACATCGAAAACATGGACGGCTACTTTTGTCCGGATTGCCGGAGCATAAAGCCGCTCTATCCCGGGCAGTCGTCGATCAAGTTGGAACTTCCCCGGCTCGGGAGCGTACCTTTTGACCCAGAACTAGCGGCGCACTGCGATCGAGGTGGCTCGCTCGCGGACGTTTCAACCCTGCCTTCCTGGCATCGGGTGCAACAAGCCGCCCAGGAAATCTGTGAACGCATAGCCCTGCACACCCCCAGTGAGGTGACGAGATGA
- a CDS encoding GNAT family N-acetyltransferase — protein sequence MPAYRFCRTDDIPFLVDALNTCYFVHFPDQKPLTIVDFKREIRELNVWSSSCMAAWEDGRPIAVVTGAKREHETLVHRIGVHPDFQRRGHAQHLLESLSHKLSVLGPPKIVTEVPDDQPGVRDLFESVSYGPEGRFADFALSAPLASPTAASEVAPIGFDDLLSQGVLDSSVSRSWERALVTLQNRKDQLEGLAIASDTHVEAYALFRDLPEHGRREIVALGGTQHARTDDDDGGLLERLLRVVSQAGNLELTIPKISCEEVPWTLLESMGFQKGQTYTGYAEFPGSRMH from the coding sequence ATGCCCGCATATCGTTTCTGCAGAACGGATGACATCCCGTTTCTGGTCGACGCGCTGAACACTTGCTACTTCGTTCACTTCCCGGACCAGAAGCCGCTCACCATCGTCGACTTCAAGCGGGAGATCCGCGAACTGAACGTGTGGTCCAGCAGCTGTATGGCGGCTTGGGAAGACGGCAGACCCATTGCCGTAGTCACCGGGGCAAAGCGTGAGCACGAAACCCTGGTCCATCGCATCGGGGTCCATCCCGATTTCCAGCGGCGGGGCCACGCGCAGCACCTGCTCGAGTCCTTGAGCCACAAGCTCTCGGTTCTGGGGCCTCCAAAAATCGTGACCGAGGTGCCGGACGACCAACCCGGAGTGCGTGATCTCTTCGAGTCCGTGAGCTATGGCCCGGAGGGGAGGTTCGCGGACTTCGCGCTGTCCGCTCCGCTGGCTTCCCCCACAGCTGCGAGCGAGGTTGCGCCGATCGGATTCGACGATCTGCTGAGCCAAGGTGTGTTGGATTCCAGCGTGTCCCGCAGTTGGGAGCGAGCACTCGTGACCCTGCAGAATCGAAAGGATCAACTCGAGGGACTCGCGATTGCATCGGACACGCACGTGGAGGCTTACGCGTTGTTTCGCGATCTTCCCGAACACGGTCGACGCGAAATTGTCGCACTCGGTGGAACCCAACACGCTCGAACCGACGACGACGACGGCGGGCTGCTCGAGCGCTTGCTTCGAGTCGTCAGCCAGGCGGGCAACCTCGAGCTGACGATTCCGAAAATTTCCTGTGAAGAGGTCCCTTGGACGCTGCTCGAGTCCATGGGCTTCCAAAAGGGGCAGACCTACACTGGCTACGCGGAGTTCCCCGGCTCACGCATGCATTGA
- a CDS encoding universal stress protein, whose product MYKKIYVPIDNSAHSNLAIDAAVRVGKAFGAKLVGSHIYAARMHDYRFKQMEYSLPEEYLEENELERQRKIHDSLITMGLELISDSYLEAMKKTCEAAELPFEARMIDGQHHVEIRKDLAQSDCDLLILGALGLGRQRASQIGSVTERVVRSCRQDAWIIRHLPEKDEPERDTILVGIDGSPQSFGALDTAMALARAFDKRVELIGVYDPYLHYMVFNGLVGTLTERAAKVFRFEEQNQLHEEIIDTGLAQIYQSHLDVGEQMAKEQDMQVSKTLLDGKTFQKIHDHVRKTKPWLLVMGRIGLHGDPEDTALGSNSENLLRLSECDILLTTSEVRPRLDVRAEQSIRWSEQAEERMTRVPKLVAGIARTAILRMALEQGHSVITSSLLDEAMERFMPKQPPMDKLAEAVVIGRAQEQAVSICKGCGLTASQPDPEVCTVCGGVAFDVLTAEMVEILVKNEGGTIDEPSYDGRKLSWTREARSALLAIDSAYLRRRTKARIEKATRLRRLKTITLEFAQQLIEEETGMPLAAGVIKGADKSQTSTPVVEELASESKRLIARDDKSVPLFSAFSWSKDAVERILRVPAGFMRDRTQARIEERVEPRGREIDLVQVEAGIDLGLQTMAELVAQDGEASSASARETPSEHIAQAAQCPAIARTDTKLQHDSPKQPLNEVSELSELNAMRLLLTQQGDSGQD is encoded by the coding sequence ATGTACAAAAAAATCTACGTTCCAATCGACAACTCAGCACACTCCAACCTCGCCATTGATGCGGCAGTGCGGGTCGGCAAGGCCTTTGGCGCGAAGTTGGTAGGGTCTCATATCTACGCGGCCAGAATGCACGACTACCGCTTCAAGCAGATGGAGTACTCGCTGCCCGAAGAGTATCTGGAGGAGAACGAGCTCGAACGCCAGCGCAAGATCCACGACAGCTTGATCACCATGGGGCTCGAACTGATCTCCGACAGCTATCTGGAAGCCATGAAGAAGACTTGCGAGGCGGCGGAGCTGCCCTTCGAAGCCCGCATGATCGACGGCCAGCACCACGTCGAGATCCGCAAGGATCTGGCGCAGTCCGACTGTGATCTGTTGATTTTGGGTGCGTTGGGCCTGGGCCGGCAGCGCGCCAGTCAAATCGGTTCGGTGACCGAGCGCGTGGTTCGCTCTTGCCGCCAGGACGCTTGGATCATCCGACACCTGCCCGAGAAGGATGAGCCCGAGCGTGACACGATCCTGGTCGGCATTGACGGCAGCCCGCAATCGTTCGGCGCACTCGACACCGCCATGGCCCTGGCCAGGGCATTCGACAAGCGAGTCGAACTGATCGGCGTGTACGACCCCTACCTCCACTACATGGTGTTCAACGGGTTGGTGGGAACCCTTACCGAAAGGGCGGCAAAGGTTTTCCGGTTCGAGGAACAGAACCAGCTCCACGAGGAGATCATCGACACCGGACTCGCCCAGATCTACCAGTCGCACCTCGATGTCGGCGAGCAGATGGCGAAAGAGCAGGACATGCAGGTCAGCAAAACCCTGCTCGACGGTAAAACCTTCCAGAAAATCCACGACCACGTGCGCAAGACCAAACCCTGGCTGCTGGTGATGGGCCGAATTGGCCTCCACGGTGATCCCGAAGATACGGCCCTGGGGAGCAACTCAGAGAACCTGCTGCGGCTCAGCGAATGCGACATTCTGCTCACGACCTCGGAGGTTCGCCCGCGGCTCGACGTGCGCGCCGAGCAGAGCATCCGCTGGAGCGAGCAAGCCGAAGAGCGAATGACCCGCGTGCCCAAGCTGGTGGCGGGCATCGCCCGCACGGCAATTCTCCGGATGGCGCTCGAGCAGGGCCATAGTGTGATCACCAGTTCGCTGCTCGACGAAGCCATGGAGCGCTTCATGCCCAAGCAGCCACCCATGGACAAGCTGGCGGAAGCGGTCGTCATCGGACGCGCCCAGGAGCAAGCGGTGTCGATCTGCAAGGGTTGCGGGTTGACCGCCAGCCAACCAGACCCCGAGGTGTGTACCGTTTGCGGCGGCGTCGCCTTCGATGTCCTGACCGCTGAGATGGTCGAGATCCTGGTCAAGAACGAGGGCGGAACCATCGACGAGCCAAGTTATGACGGGCGCAAACTCAGCTGGACCCGGGAGGCCCGAAGCGCCCTGCTGGCGATCGATTCAGCCTATCTGCGGCGACGCACCAAGGCGCGGATCGAGAAAGCAACTCGCTTGCGGAGGCTCAAGACCATCACGCTCGAGTTCGCCCAGCAGCTGATCGAGGAAGAGACCGGCATGCCGCTCGCCGCGGGTGTGATCAAGGGGGCAGACAAAAGCCAAACCTCGACCCCAGTCGTCGAAGAACTGGCGTCGGAGAGCAAACGCTTGATCGCTCGAGATGACAAGAGCGTTCCCCTCTTCTCCGCGTTCAGCTGGAGCAAGGACGCCGTCGAGCGCATCCTGCGAGTTCCCGCCGGCTTCATGCGGGACCGAACCCAGGCGCGGATCGAGGAGCGGGTCGAGCCTCGGGGTCGAGAGATCGACCTTGTGCAGGTCGAGGCGGGCATCGACCTGGGTCTGCAGACGATGGCCGAGTTGGTCGCCCAGGACGGCGAAGCGTCCAGCGCGAGTGCTCGGGAGACACCGAGTGAACACATCGCGCAAGCGGCCCAGTGTCCGGCCATCGCTCGAACCGACACAAAGCTGCAACACGACAGTCCAAAGCAGCCGCTCAACGAGGTGAGCGAGCTGAGCGAGCTGAACGCGATGAGATTGCTCCTCACACAGCAAGGCGATTCGGGACAGGACTAG
- a CDS encoding c-type cytochrome, protein MAIASPRSAVLWGSLLLLAGLILLPGSARGQDYAAKGFKLAVPTSQEFSKEDVDAGKALYQENCSQCHGDAGDGNGEMADRLDPRPRDFRRGIYKIRRTLQGELPTDQDLFRIIGAGMPGTSMPAWSIHLRDEQIWQLVHYIKTFSIDFEDYPAEQEFLLEGKIEATPESIARGAEIYLKAECAKCHGESGRGNGPSAATLVDEWEFRIYPADLTQPWTLRGGSTVEDLYRTMTTGVNGTPMPSFSDAWNAEDLWHLANYLHTLGREPNWAEIVRGTKTESVPSDPFDEAWDAAPTIDVRLAGQVIQEPRLFNPSVTSLSIQALFDEQELALLLTWNDRFENKGQDENPSDRVSMLFPSRELEGSKKPYFLMGDRRNAVDSWRWSADSGIETFLSRGMNDVQPRSSPVSGKSEFRDGQYRVILRRGLRSGGEDEVDFIPGKMIPIAWNIWDGQYGENGKQRAISRWYYLLLEPETPWTTWLWPVVVVLLAGGGEVLGLRRLRKGWAEESAA, encoded by the coding sequence ATGGCTATTGCCTCCCCGCGCTCTGCGGTCTTGTGGGGGTCGCTGTTGCTGCTCGCCGGCCTGATCCTTTTGCCCGGGTCGGCGCGGGGACAAGACTATGCCGCCAAGGGCTTCAAACTCGCCGTCCCGACTTCCCAGGAGTTCAGCAAAGAGGACGTGGACGCCGGCAAGGCCCTCTACCAAGAAAACTGCTCTCAGTGTCACGGTGATGCGGGCGACGGCAATGGCGAGATGGCCGATCGACTCGATCCCCGACCGCGGGATTTTAGGCGCGGCATCTACAAGATCCGCCGCACCCTGCAGGGAGAGCTGCCGACTGATCAGGATCTGTTTCGAATCATCGGCGCCGGCATGCCGGGAACCTCCATGCCCGCTTGGAGCATTCATCTGCGCGACGAACAGATCTGGCAGTTGGTGCACTACATCAAAACCTTCAGCATCGACTTCGAGGACTACCCCGCGGAGCAAGAGTTCCTGCTCGAGGGCAAAATCGAGGCCACACCGGAGAGCATCGCGCGCGGCGCCGAAATCTATCTAAAAGCCGAGTGCGCCAAGTGCCACGGCGAGAGCGGCCGGGGCAACGGCCCGTCGGCGGCGACCCTGGTAGACGAGTGGGAGTTTCGCATCTACCCGGCCGACCTGACCCAGCCGTGGACCTTGCGCGGTGGCAGCACCGTAGAGGACCTCTACCGAACGATGACAACCGGAGTGAATGGGACACCGATGCCCTCGTTCTCCGATGCCTGGAATGCAGAGGACCTGTGGCACCTCGCCAACTATCTCCACACCCTCGGTCGCGAGCCGAACTGGGCGGAGATCGTGAGGGGAACCAAGACCGAATCCGTTCCCAGTGACCCCTTCGACGAAGCTTGGGATGCGGCCCCCACCATCGACGTGAGGCTCGCCGGGCAGGTCATCCAAGAACCCCGTCTCTTCAACCCATCGGTAACGAGTTTGAGCATCCAAGCGCTCTTCGACGAGCAGGAGTTGGCGCTGCTGCTGACCTGGAACGACCGGTTTGAAAACAAGGGGCAGGATGAGAATCCCAGCGATCGCGTCTCGATGCTGTTTCCGTCCCGGGAGCTCGAAGGGAGCAAGAAGCCGTACTTCCTGATGGGGGACCGCCGCAATGCCGTCGACTCCTGGCGCTGGAGTGCCGACAGCGGGATCGAAACGTTTCTCTCGCGCGGTATGAACGACGTCCAGCCGCGATCGTCCCCCGTCAGCGGCAAGAGCGAGTTCCGCGATGGGCAGTACCGGGTGATCCTCCGCCGCGGTCTGCGGAGCGGTGGCGAAGACGAAGTCGATTTCATACCCGGCAAGATGATCCCGATCGCGTGGAATATCTGGGACGGCCAATACGGAGAGAACGGAAAGCAGCGCGCGATTTCACGCTGGTACTACCTGCTGCTCGAACCCGAGACGCCGTGGACGACCTGGCTGTGGCCGGTCGTGGTCGTCTTGCTGGCCGGGGGCGGCGAAGTCCTTGGACTCCGTCGTCTGAGAAAGGGCTGGGCGGAGGAGTCCGCGGCCTAG
- a CDS encoding cytochrome c, which translates to MGRYTFQLAVLIWLVVWAALKFGVQPPIPISVMGLYLAILTVSILVYLIADPERFQAFLAPVISLLREERLALPRIAVLTAIPLLLGWMTYTSVRPQFDPPFEARTIHPEPPAFFKLHGNDFDVLKAVRPPEMEVNEENLAAGRRIYYRNCMFCHGDYLSGKGHFAEALNPLPANFRDGGTISQLEEGYVYWRIATGGPGLPQGATPWNSSMPVWQDFLSEDEIWQVIAFVYSASGSTPRTWEGH; encoded by the coding sequence ATGGGTAGATATACGTTCCAGCTGGCGGTACTGATCTGGCTCGTGGTTTGGGCGGCGCTCAAGTTTGGCGTGCAGCCCCCAATCCCCATTTCCGTGATGGGCCTGTACCTGGCGATCCTCACGGTCTCGATCCTCGTCTACCTGATCGCGGACCCCGAGCGCTTCCAGGCGTTTCTCGCCCCGGTGATCTCTTTGTTGCGGGAAGAACGGCTGGCCCTCCCTCGCATCGCAGTCCTCACCGCGATCCCGCTGCTGCTCGGTTGGATGACCTACACCAGCGTGCGACCGCAATTCGACCCACCGTTCGAAGCCCGCACCATCCATCCCGAACCTCCGGCCTTCTTCAAATTGCACGGCAACGACTTCGACGTGCTCAAAGCGGTTCGGCCGCCCGAGATGGAGGTGAACGAGGAGAACCTCGCGGCGGGACGTCGGATCTACTACCGCAACTGCATGTTCTGCCATGGCGACTACTTGTCCGGGAAGGGCCACTTCGCCGAAGCCCTCAATCCCCTGCCCGCCAACTTCCGGGACGGCGGCACGATTTCACAACTCGAGGAGGGCTACGTCTATTGGCGCATCGCCACCGGGGGGCCAGGTCTTCCACAGGGGGCCACGCCCTGGAATTCGTCGATGCCGGTCTGGCAGGATTTCCTCAGCGAGGATGAGATCTGGCAGGTCATCGCTTTTGTCTACAGCGCATCGGGCTCGACGCCGCGAACCTGGGAGGGTCATTGA